A single window of Watersipora subatra chromosome 9, tzWatSuba1.1, whole genome shotgun sequence DNA harbors:
- the LOC137405439 gene encoding sulfotransferase 1C2-like, producing MLLKGSADYIQGSKALLMIDVSPVSLSIKPFPSPRVLNTHYRTDVLPAEYRKAKTVVVMRNPKDTCVSFYHLYKNIPVAVSDGELNPFENITFAQFVELFLHEKEIFYGRYFDYIEYMWSLRDEPNILLVFYEDLKMNPLDTIQKVNEFMGTNRSPELVKEIAEAVNFEKMKVGKTTGPPSKESLEMLKSMVGPKNLEETLTKLKKATVRIYRKGVIGDWKNYFTVAQNEMFDNFMADWEGGKDIPFVYTQE from the exons ATGTTACTGAAAGGTTCAGCTGACTACATCCAAGGGTCAAAAGCTCTTTTAATGATAGATGTCTCTCCAGTCAGCCTCAGTATTAAACCATTCCCTTCACCACGAGTCCTCAACACTCACTACAGGACTGACGTCCTTCCAGCGGAGTACAGAAAAGCAAAGACTGTTGTTG TGATGAGAAACCCCAAGGACACATGTGTTTCGTTCTACCATCTTTACAAGAACATA CCAGTAGCAGTGTCAGACGGCGAGCTAAATCCTTTTGAAAACATAACATTCGCTCAGTTTGTCGAGTTGTTTCTCCATGAAAAGGAAATTTTCTATGGGAGATACTTTGACTACATAGAATACATGTGGTCTCTCAGAGATGAGCCTAACATACTTCTCGTTTTCTATGAGGACTTGAAAATG AATCCTCTCGATACCATCCAGAAAGTGAATGAGTTCATGGGTACCAACAGATCACCAGAACTAGTGAAAGAGATAGCTGAAGCTGTAAACTTTGAAAAGATGAAAGTAGGAAAGACAACAGGACCTCCATCTAAAGAATCATTGGAGATGCTAAAATCAATg GTTGGACCTAAAAACCTTGAAGAGACTCTTACAAAACTTAAGAAAGCAACTGTACGAATTTACAGAAAAG GTGTCATTGGAGACTGGAAAAACTATTTCACTGTTGCGCAGAATGAAATGTTTGACAACTTTATGGCAGACTGGGAAGGTGGTAAAGATATACCATTTGTGTACACCCAGGAATAA